Proteins from a single region of Hordeum vulgare subsp. vulgare chromosome 6H, MorexV3_pseudomolecules_assembly, whole genome shotgun sequence:
- the LOC123406398 gene encoding serine/threonine-protein kinase D6PK-like: MEVVAKIAEPEGPWVATAQQPNNLELPASPVTDAAREGESTRQPDEKDLSAEGEESSGEGGRSSFSGVSHPPEPVDVDLMSAVYVAVDAEKPGPPECLLPGPSARGLSMEDISVHATDVEPNVVEEVKVPGAPVPEPPGEAVPSAQPSEEKDRVRGASLPPSGNGSPRSGSDSAGAVAATSIRNSCASTCRSGSIAGEPVVTAGRTHDSAKDGFRGSSMESINTSTSQASDSSDDSSWSNATGTASKPHKGNDPRWRAILAVRARGSALGMSHFRLLRRLGCGDIGSVYLSELSGTRCHFAMKVMDKASLASRKKLSRAQTEREILQLLDHPFLPTLYTHFETDRFSCLVMEFCPGGDLHALRQRQPRKHFSEHAARFYAAEILLALEYLHMLGVVYRDLKPENVLVRDDGHIMLSDFDLSLQQCAVSPTLIRAPAACDSDRRSAGGGFCARPSACMEPSATCVQPACFMPGLFGRRGGRRRGSEPGQGVSAAALPELVAEPTAARSMSFVGTHEYLAPEIIKGEGHGSAVDWWTLGVFLHELLYGRTPFKGSGNRATLFNVVGQQLRFPEWPSTSYAARDLVRGLLVKEPQQRLGVKRGAAEIKQHPFFEGVNWALIRCSTPPQVPKPVEAEPPAKCGATQQPPASGCGERAIGAEVKSGGKFLDFEFF, translated from the exons ATGGAGGTGGTTGCCAAGATTGCCGAGCCAGAGGGCCCTTGGGTGGCCACTGCTCAGCAGCCAAATAATTTAGAGCTGCCAGCATCACCAGTGACAGATGCAGCTAGGGAAGGGGAGAGCACACGGCAGCCGGATGAGAAGGACCTGTCGGCAGAAGGCGAGGAATCGTCGGGTGAGGGTGGCCGGAGTTCGTTCTCCGGGGTGAGCCACCCCCCGGAGCCAGTTGATGTGGATCTTATGAGCGCCGTGTACGTCGCAGTCGACGCGGAGAAGCCCGGGCCACCGGAGTGCTTGCTGCCAGGCCCGTCAGCCAGAGGATTGTCCATGGAAGACATTTCTGTCCATGCCACAGACGTGGAACCCAATGTGGTTGAAGAGGTGAAGGTGCCCGGTGCCCCTGTCCCAGAGCCTCCTGGCGAGGCCGTGCCCTCAGCTCAGCCGTCGGAGGAGAAGGATCGCGTGCGGGGTGCATCCCTCCCACCCAGTGGCAATGGCAGCCCTCGCAGCGGCAGTGACAGCGCCGGTGCCGTCGCTGCCACAAGCATCAGGAACAGCTGCGCAAGCACATGCAGAAGTGGATCCATTGCCGGTGAGCCCGTGGTGACCGCCGGGAGGACACATGACAGCGCAAAGGACGGCTTCCGGGGCAGCTCAATGGAGAGCATAAACACCAGCACGAGCCAAGCGAGCGACAGCAGCGACGACAGCAGCTGGAGCAACGCCACCGGAACCGCCAGCAAGCCGCACAAGGGCAACGACCCCCGGTGGAGGGCGATCCTGGCCGTCCGGGCCCGGGGCAGCGCGCTCGGGATGAGCCACTTCAGGCTGCTCCGGCGGCTCGGGTGCGGCGACATCGGCAGCGTGTACCTGTCGGAGCTGAGCGGGACGAGGTGCCACTTCGCGATGAAGGTGATGGACAAGGCGTCGCTGGCGAGCAGGAAGAAGCTGAGCCGGGCGCAGACGGAGAGGGAGATTCTGCAGCTCCTGGACCACCCGTTCCTCCCCACCCTGTACACGCACTTTGAGACCGACCGCTTCTCGTGCCTGGTCATGGAGTTCTGCCCCGGCGGCGACCTGCACGCGCTCCGGCAGCGCCAGCCGCGGAAACACTTCTCCGAGCACGCGGCGAg GTTTTATGCCGCGGAGATACTCCTGGCTCTGGAGTACCTGCACATGCTGGGGGTAGTCTACCGGGACCTCAAGCCGGAGAACGTGCTGGTGCGCGACGACGGCCACATCATGCTCTCCGACTTCGACCTGTCGCTGCAGCAGTGCGCGGTGTCGCCGACGCTCATCAGGGCGCCGGCGGCGTGCGACTCCGACCGCCGGAGCGCAGGGGGCGGCTTCTGCGCGCGGCCCTCCGCCTGCATGGAGCCTTCCGCGACCTGCGTCCAGCCCGCGTGCTTCATGCCCGGGCTGTTCGGCCGGAGGGGCGGGAGGCGGCGGGGCTCCGAGCCTGGGCAGGGCGTCTCTGCCGCCGCCCTGCCGGAGCTGGTGGCCGAGCCGACGGCGGCGCGGTCCATGTCGTTCGTGGGGACGCACGAGTACCTGGCCCCGGAGATCATCAAGGGCGAGGGCCACGGCAGCGCCGTCGACTGGTGGACCCTGGGCGTCTTCCTGCACGAGCTGCTCTACGGCAGGACGCCCTTCAAGGGGTCCGGCAACCGCGCCACGCTCTTCAACGTGGTCGGCCAGCAGCTGCGCTTCCCGGAGTGGCCGTCGACGAGCTACGCCGCCAGGGACCTCGTCAGGGGCCTGCTGGTCAAGGAGCCGCAGCAGCGGCTCGGCGTCAAGCGGGGCGCCGCCGAGATCAAGCAGCACCCCTTCTTTGAGGGCGTCAACTGGGCGCTCATCAGGTGCAGCACGCCTCCCCAAGTGCCCAAGCCCGTCGAGGCCGAGCCGCCGGCCAAGTGCGGGGCGACCCAGCAGCCTCCGGCGAGCGGCTGCGGCGAGAGGGCGATCGGCGCCGAGGTGAAGTCCGGCGGGAAGTTCCTCGACTTCGAGTTCTTTTAG